The sequence below is a genomic window from Melospiza georgiana isolate bMelGeo1 chromosome 6, bMelGeo1.pri, whole genome shotgun sequence.
ATGTGCTACTAATGCCAAATCCTGCCAGGTCAGAGCTCCAGTGCTCCAGTGCAGCCAGTGGGGCAGAAGATGTTTAATGCCTAACAGAAGCAAGGAAAATTCTGCAGTTAATGTCATAGCATGCAAAAAAACATCCCAGAGGCTCATCCTAACCTTCTGTTTCCTTGTCAAGTCACACTTATTTACCAAGTACCACTTGGAGTAGATTCAAGTGGTAGTTGTGTTGTGTCCATATTTTCAATGGGGTTTGACATTTAAGGCAGCACTGCAGTTCACCTCTAAGCCTATAATAACACTTGCAAATCTGCTTAGCACGACACCAGCAGAGCATCCCAGGGACAGCTGAAACAGattggctctgtccccacagaaGCAGCACTGGGGTACCAAGTGATGCTACAAAGCAGACACTGCAGGCTGCAGTGCCTGACACAGACACCTGCAAACTGGACCCACTCCTAATCTtcacaacaaaaacaaaaccaaagactGCAAAGAGCCCTCACTTTATCTTAAAAGCAATACTGCACTGAGTCAGATACCACTGGAGGTCAGGAGCACTTCATGAATGCACTGAGCCAGGACTCCTTTCCACACCCACTGATTATCCTCGTTCTCATGAAATCCACAAGTGCTAAAAGTACTAGGGTAGACTCAGGATGAAATACTGATCATCACCTCCTGATCTGCAGTCACGATGGCCCAGTGCTGAGAAGCACCTTTACATATCCTACCCATTTGATTTTCTCCTTCATCTTAGCCCTATCACCACTGAAATTTTGAGAGCAAATTGATTCCAAATGCCAGGATGTTCAGCATATTTTGCACCCAATTTACACACCCCAGCCATCCTTTGCACCCAATTTATACCAGAAGCCCCAGGATATGACTGGAACCAAATAAACTACATATGAAGTACTCAGCTCAGATTCCACATATACTTGGTTCTCTTCAGgcctggggaaaaaagcaagtCTGATCAATTCTGATTTGGACTTTTCATCCATGCCCATGGGAAGCAAAATGAAGGATCTTCTCTCACAAGCCACCTCAGCAGATCTTTCTGCAGGATGCAAATGGCTTCAACCCTGAGTTCaactttaaaagagaaattaagtGCTCAGCCTTCACCACGAAGCACCAGAAGCAAAGAGaacactgagcacagaggcctCCGCTGCAGGGACAAAGAACAAAGAAGAAGCACAATtgggaaagagggagaaaagcagaaagaactCAATTTGTATCataccaaacaaaaacaacgaAAGGTGTCACCAAGAAGTTAATACTAATAGAGAGAGAAACCTTACAGAAGGCAGACTGTGCTGTTCAACAGCAAAACCTTTGCAGCCCTCAGTGGTCACCTGGGAGCAGCCTGGTATCTCCACCAGCAATGATCCCAGGCTGGCAAAAGAACCTATCTAGATACCATTCTCAGCCATACGAACCTTCGGGCCCATTTCAATGACACGAGCACAATTcctatttttctcctctttccccagCAGGGATGACACACCCCTTTGTCCAGCTCGGTGCACACAGTTCTCCGCCCCTCAGGCAGCCTCCTCCTAGCAGACAGAGGTGCAGTTGAGCTCGGCAGGGTCCTGCCTGCCGGCTGCGGGCGCCTCGGGGCCGTCGGCGATGCTGGGCTCGCTGGAGCATTGCCGGGGCCCgaagcagctgggctgcagcagcaggcacttGTCAGGAGTGTCTTGCTCCTCCACCACCATCCCCGTGTGCATCATGGAGGCCATGGCCAGCAGCTGGAGGTCCGAGTGAGCGTTGGCCACCGTGTGCCGACGGATGCTCCCACACTTCTCCAGGTAGGCCTCGCCCTCCTGCTCCGTCAGCGGGGTCAGGGCCTTAGGGCAGGATCTGGAGTACCTTCTCTCTGGAAGGGAAAGAGGCAGCAGGAATGGTCAACAGCACACAAACAGAGagctgcccacactgctgggctggTCTCGGGGACAGAGAGAATTCAGCGTGCAGCTACAGAGTGCCCACTTCATTACCACTGGCAAGCAGTCAGGAGCTCACTAGTTCATACTGCTAGGTGTTGGGAAAGGAAATTTGCCTCTGCCCAGAGAGGAGAGAcctcccatcctgctgcaggggctgctgcctgcaagaGAGGTGAGCCAAAATGTCACCAGTGCAGCCAAGGGACTCTCCTGAGCATCCTCAGAGTCTTCTCTTTTATCAAGGGGTGAAAACCAAGTAGGTAGTGAACCTCACATGGAGGGTCACTAAAATAAGTGACATTAAAGTGGCACAAGTCTCCAAAAAAACATTCAGTGTGGATTTGAATCGCCATGCCTGTCTCTGAAGAATTTCTCTCAGGACGTGCCATTAGCTGTTGTCAATGTGAAATTCCTGATGCATACATTACACTGTCTCTACATCTGCCTAGGAACAGGCTATTCTGTTGGCATTATCCCaccatattttttaaagatcatGCCAGAAAAAGGACATTTCATCCATTTTGCATCACATCTGTTTTGGAGGCTGGACACAGAAAACACCTAAGAGTGCACAGGAACAGtccacagcagcctgggaagaGGGGCACAAGGGAAAGGCAGGATTtgtgctgaggaggagaggcagtggcACAGAATGCCTGGGTGTGGGCTGTACAGTCTGCTCAGCAAAATGTCAAGGAGGAAAATTGCCAGGTCTAAAGCACAGCCCCAAGGTGCAGTCCCCAGTGCAGTACCATGAAGCACATGTCAATTCTGACACTGAAAGCCTGAAGGAAGGCAGGGGTCAGAGTTTTGCCCTGGCTCACTGTAATCCCACCCCAGCAGGTTGAATCAGACACTGTTACTGTTCCCTGCTGGCTTCCACCTCCTGCAATGTTCCAGGTGGTTTTGGACACCTCCTGTGGGTCtatccctgcagcagctgatggaGCCATTCCCTATGTGTCCCTCTGTTTCTCACAAACTTCACTGAAGTGCAGGGTCTCATTTCATAGTCAGAAGCCTTTAAACCATATAAAAGGCTTCCAACCAAGACTGCAGAAGGATAAGAGTAACAAAACGCAAAGCACTCATCACTGAACGTTATAAAAGTTTTGGAAGCTTGtatcaggaagaaaagcaaaaatcaaaCTATTTGTTGCATGGAGGAACAGGCGAGCAGCCTTCACCCTGTTACTGCCAGGAATACATCAATTCAAAATGGTTCATTCACACTTATGAGTATACAAAAATCACTTCTGAGGCTGGTTACAGCAAATACATTCTTAGGTTTCATCTGCAGCCCAAGCCACAGCAAGCTGTAGTGTCAAAGGGTATTAGGATATTActcttttgagaaaaaaatgaggTGAAATTAGTCTAAACTCTAAAAGTAAAGCAATGCATTTATTGCTTTACTTTTCCCCCTTTACTTTCTTGGCCACAAAAGAAAATCTCTTAAGGGAGTTGTTCTGCATAGCTTAACtagaaactttatttttattttggtgcCTTATGACCAGGAATATAAACTGGGAGGAGTTTTTCTGGGACTTTTTTGCAACCAATCTCAGATGAGCAGTGATGTGTGGCTGTTTTATCTTCTCTCCTATCCCCAATACAAACCCTGTTTCTTGGCCAGCTGGATCCCTTTGGCATACTGCATCCTTACCATGCAGGTTACGGCTAATTCACACAGGCAAAGCAAAAGGCAAAAAGCTAACAGACCAGATGGAAATGCTGCCATCTACAACTCCCCTCTGTGAGGGGTCCTGTCCCTTTCACATCTCTCTGCTTTAAATCAGCTTAAGAGACAGCAGCCTTGCAGGCTGAAGCCTTATGTAGagtcccagctgggagcagacaCCTTCAGTCACATTTCCCAACACTCATTTACCCTGAAGCTCCAGTCCAGAGGGCAGTCTggcctccagagcagctgtgtacAATGCAAGCACACCCAAAGCCCAAGAGCCCCTCCCAAAAGCTACTGTGGGGAACCTACTAGGGTTCACCATCATTACAGGCTGCCCAGCCAGAGAAGAAACTGGTTCTGAGAAAGCAAAATGATGACTgaaagagggagagggaagagaaagaagtctgattacaaatgaaaaataaggaaGAGAAGCCCCCTCCATAGCAGCACTGTGAAAGTACCAAGATTATTTGTAGAAAAGTTCAGTTTTGCAGTCCCTGTCTTGTACTGCAAAAAGAAATTCCTTCTTTCCTCATGATCACCAAAGGGTGGAGCAAGAGTAAAAGGCCACCTTGGAAATATACACAAATAAATGACAGCTAAAAATCAAAGTAAGTTCAATTATTTTAAGGCATATAATCTTTACAAGGCCAGCTTGtgtaggttttcttttttttttttttttaatggcacaAATCTTGGTTCAGCTGGCAGAAATCCAGAATGGCTAGAAACTTCAGCACAGGTCAGGCAGCTGCCGTTCAAACAATCCCAGCATCATGCACTTGTCCATAAACAGCAAAGCAATCAAATATGTCAAAGTCCAACTTTTACAGGGGATTTTGGTCTGATTGAGCCCTAGGATCAGATCAGCTAATCCATGCTGAACTGTACAACCATGCTCACTTGCACAGAAGATATCTGATTGCCCAGCAACCACAAGAATAAAAATCTTGAGCCACAGTTTTCCTAAAGCAATGCCATGGGTTTATTACAGGCACAGACTGTCTGAGTTCCAATTAAGTTCTCCTACCACAAGACCATCTCTGCCCATACGCTGCTAAGTGTACTACAAGGCACCTTGTGGGTCTCCAGCTTGCTACAATTTTGCATCAAATCAAAGGCTAAAGGTAGTAAAAACAGAGGGAGACTAGAGCTTTCTTCACTTGTTCTATTTAAATTTCTTGACCATCAAATCAGTAACACTATGCTCATTAGCTGGCCAAGCTCTTCTGACTGGCCACACATgtgagcagagctcctgcatCATGTGAAGAAGGTTCCCAGAATGATCATGCTCTTCCTTAAGCGAGGTGCCCATTCTCTCACCTGGATATGTTTATCCACACTTTAAACACAGAATtttaatttggggtttttttttaaacagaatccTCAGATGGAAGGAAGACTTTATGCAAAATCCCTGTCATCCCTCAGAATTGATATGCAACAGTTCAGCTGTTTGCAAAAGCTGATTGATTCAGCAGCTAAAGCAGGCTAGCAAGCAGGCAGCAAAGGACCAGGTCCCTCACTGGTGAAAGCAGTACACCAAGCATGGACAAAGGGGTTTTAGAATCCAGTCCATGTCCAGAGAGAGGGGAGACATTGTGGGGGTCTGGGTGCAGTGATAGGGCACTAATAGCTCATTAGGTCATGGACAAGAAAAAGTCTGTCACACAAACTTGTATCCAGAAACATTAATCAGGGCCTTTTCAGGGTGTTTTAgcctttgttttctgtctctcatGGAGTCATGCACTGTTTCCTTTTCCAGCACCAATGCCTCCCGTCACCCAACCTGTGCACCCCAATAACAGCTCCAGTACAATGTGCATGTCTTACCAAGCAAGCTACCAGAGGAGCTGTGATCCTCACACAGACCTAAGAATGGTGATACCACCTGCTTGACCAGTTCTTCCAGCTGCAGATAGCCCTCAGTGGGACCAGTAGGCTCATGGACACTCTgaaaatcaaacacaaaaagTCAAAttacctttaaaatattttggaataaaGCCTGGGGTCTGTCAATTCTCTGTGTGCTGGAATATCCCAACTGTGTCAGTGAAGCTTTTGGAGCTGATGGAGGTTTGGCTGCCTTTCAGGTCAACCTCCTTGTTGAAGTTACAGCCACGCCCTATGGCCATTGAGCAGACAGATCTTTTTTCTGAGCAAGTGACAGGAAGGTACAAAATGTGCTCACACTGAGGATGTGCACAGTGCACTGCAGCAGTGACATCATGCCAGGGTGGTTCTACCAGAAAACACCTCTTTGTAGAAAAGCCTTAACACACCCTGGGCAAAGCACTGCTCTTTCCCTAGGCAGGACTGCAGGCAAAGCACCCTCTGTGGCTCAGCTTACAGCTGTGAAGATGGTAGATAACACCAACCAATTTAACAGCAATTTCAGAAACCTTTCACACTTAACTTCCTGCAAAGCCTCAATAAGCTTTTTTCCTCAAATGTGTTGCTTTGAGATTCTCTTTGCTCTCAAGAGTCTTGTATTAAAAACATTCATGGAAACTGAGGTAGCACTTTAGTATCACCTGCTGTTCCAGTCTGGGTCACTGGAGCATCAGAACAGTGAGAGTTTGTACAGAACTACCAGCTAAGCCACTTTGCAATTTTGGTTGTGCCTCATAAAGTTTAATTCTCAGACACCCATTATGttggagaagaaataaaagtcaCCAGGGTGTGTCGTATgttggagggaagggatgccatccagagagACTTTGAAATGCTCAAGATATGGGCCTGTGCAAACCTCCTGATAATCAACAAGGTCAAATGAAAGGTCCTGCACATGGCTCAGAGgaaggctggatggagctctgaacAGCCTGGTCTAGcggaagatgtccctgcccatggcaggcaggTTGGAACTGTATGATCCcctccaagccaaaccattctatgattctgtcaACTCTAACATGTAAGATGGCATTTTTCAGGACTGTCAGGCTGGGTAATatgagaaaaaaccaaaattggCTGTATTTGACATGCTTGGAAAGTATTCTGTTGAGACCTGGAAAAAGGGGATAGTTACCACAGATGCTCTAGATCTCTTGGGAGAGGCCTTTGAAAGATGGCCTCTCATTTTGCCTGCTGCCAAAAGGTATTTCTCCTCTAATGGGCACTACTCAGCATCCCAGCCAGCCACGGTGCTGATGTCAAGCAACTAGAGCCACAGTCCATTCAAATTCCATTATCTGCTGTGATGGAGACTTGCCCTGTCCTTGCAAAGCtgagaaattatgaaaattagGGCACAAAGAGGCATTCAGACAAGCTAGAAGATGAAAATTTGTGTGAAAAAGGGAGTACTGACACTGTTCCTAGATGGGGAGGAGAggtatcaaaaaaaaaaaaaaaaaaaaaaaccaactcaacAAAACCCAGCTCTTTCAAGGCAACATCTTTACCTGTTCCCAGGAAAGCTCAAGGCATCCAAATTCAGCTCTCATTTTAACACTGACCACTCCCAAATAAGCACACATCACACCCCCTTCATCACACCCTCCACTCTCCCCACTTTTCCTCCAGTGTTTATATGATTTCAACGAGGTCAAGATACCCAAGTGAGTCAGATGAAGAAGAGCAGAGGTTCCCCACCTGCAGAATTAACAGCATCTGGACAATGGAAGCTGGAACCTTTGTCTGGACCAGGGGGAGGATTTCTTCCAACTTTACTTTTAGCAAGACCAAGTCTCTGAAGCCAAGAAGAGCAATCTGACGGATAGTCAACTCCTGACCCtaaaaaaacaaaggcaaaatccAAGCGTAGATAAAGGGATGTGTCAGCATCATACCAGCACACGGGCACACAGACAGGAGGGTTTATTCTGCCCACTGCTGCCGTGGCAGAACACCCCCAGTCATTCATGTTGAGGATTCATGATACTCTTTAAGTTCCTCCCTCTCAGTCTCACAAATTCTGAAGTGGGCACCATCTCATCTGTGGCACCACTAGGTTTGGAGCAAAGCCAGAAATGGGCCTGTAGTTCACCAAATGACTATGTATGTATTCATAAGCCCACTTGCCATCCAATTTGttcacaaaaaaccccaggctGGATGTAGCTTGTGCTTCTGGCACTTGGAGAAAAAGCACACAAGGTTTTGTAGGGAATGATGTTGTTTCAGAATATTTCTTAACTAAACCTATCTCTGATCTATACTGTACCCTCCTTTTGCTCAACATCTGCACTTGCTGATATGACAAAAATCTGCAAGTAATTCCATTACAGATTTTAGGATTTAGCCAGGAGCAAAGCTAGCAAGACTGCTTGAAccaaacataattttaaaaagcaacagCTTTAATATCGTCTGCAAGGCATTCCTATTTTACATCAACAACACAAGTGAGCAGGCATAACAGATGATATAACATTTCTCAACATTTTTAAACACAGTCTAACTCCATTTGGCATTCTGGTGTTACCACCTTCCCTCTGCTATGTTTAATATCTGCATGACTTTCTCTTGCCCCAGTGCAACTCAGCAGCAGAAAtttttctcccagctctgcctagCACTTTCCAGCCTGAAAAGTTTGCTTTGTTCTTCTCAGTATGTTAATCTCTGCCCCATGGTCTGCTTGGGAATCATTTTATGATCTCCATAACACACTCATAACATAGCAAATATCTAGCACTCATAACATAGCAAATACTTAGCTAGAAGAAATTAACAGCAGGTAATCATTAATTCATAACAGGCTGCAGGTCATAATTAACAGCATTATCAATATGTAAATATGAATTAAAACCAATAGTATGGAGGGGACCTTGGCcataaaaaatgcagtttgctGTTTTAAACCATCACTgtgtagggaaaaaaagtgcaGGAAAGACCAGTACCTATCTTGAAACTACATCTCAGCAGCTGCaaactttttatttatattatgcAGTTTAGTCCCATTAACTTCATACCccatttcaaaatgcaaatatgtTTCTGTGCCAAGCAAAACAAGACTTGCTATTCTTTTTTCCACACCAATAGTCACATCAACAGCTGCAACTCTACGAAAGCCAGTGAGTGACCTGTTTACATAGTTTCCCTCTGTACAGCAATTTAACCAACTTGGCTGCTTAAAGGTCATACTTCTGCAAGAGCTATGAGCCTTGGGGTTAAACTTAgctgagatagcagccacacGAGGCTGGTGTGAGTTACTACCTTTGGTAACATACACTCACACTTGTGGCTGACTCAGTTTCATTCTGAATGGGTAATTGCTGGGATCACAGAAGAGCACAACTAAAAAATCCTGCTGGTATTTGCAGGAAAGGATAGGGAATCAAGAACAAATTGACTTTCCCATCTACCAGAGCAGTGTACAAAGAACTGCAGCGTGATGGAAGGCACTCGCTGGATGAGCTCTCCTCAATGTTGTGACACACCACATAAGGGGTCCCATACAGTTCCCTTTTTCTAGGAAAAGCCCAATCTTGTTATTAGGACACTGGCCTGGCATAAGAGCAACTTCTATTTCTTGCTGCACCAGCAATTCTCTCTGTGgtagcccagagcagctcactcTGAGTTAAATTCTTGGATGTATTTAGGCAGCTTAACCCATCCATACATACCGTGTAGTACTTAGGTGCCTACAAAGCTTTAAATATCCTGCCTGTTTACCTTTCAGTTCCTCATTCAGAAAGTGGCAATACTTCCCAAACTTTACAGCTTCGCTGATATATTTTGAGTGACTCAGATATTGCAACAAGACAAATACAGCTAAACAATTATGCTTTCAAAGAATCTCAACGTCCCATAGTCATCCTTTCACCACTAAGTTAATTCCAAAAGCTTTACCCACAGTGTTGTAACTTCTGTCCCATTTTTCATCACAGACATTTAATAGCAGGGCAGTAGATTTTTCTGTTAAGTGGCAGAATTATTAGCATCAGTGGATATGACACAGTCAGCTCAACTGTTTCCACAGTACACAGGTAGCTGCAGTGCAGAGAAACCCCTGCCTAAACAGGTCACTCCCTCACTGAGAGTCAGCTGCAAAACGAGAGAAGGGGAGGGTATTATAGTTGCACAGTTTTACCTGTCAAACACCTACCTTCAAGCATCTGGAgcaaggaaagaacaaaaataaacacagcagaAAGGTTAGTGTCTGTCTTTGTAGAAGTCCTTTCTCTTTTAGGAAATGCCAGCTTTAATAGGATTAGAGGAAAAGGGCAAGCTTTGAGCTTTACCTGCTGCCTTTCAAATAATacaagtgaaaaataatttgaaaaggCTCTGGAAATAATGTCTTCCAGAAGAGGCAAAAGTCAGGGGGAGGAGGCTAGCATTTCCAAGAACGTCATTCTCCACATGAggtacatttttctttttctctgatgGCAGAAATGTCAAAATGGGCTGGGGAGGTAATTAGACTGCTCATATAGAA
It includes:
- the PRR5L gene encoding proline-rich protein 5-like, which codes for MKGGFTIALSLALQLHRMGSFRRPRPRFMSSPVLSDLPRFQAARQAMQLSSNSAWNSVQTAVINVFKGGGLQNNELYTLNENIRRLLKSELGSFITDYFQNQLLAKGLLFVEEKVKLCEGEDRIDVLSEIWDHYFTETLPTLQAIFYPVQGQELTIRQIALLGFRDLVLLKVKLEEILPLVQTKVPASIVQMLLILQSVHEPTGPTEGYLQLEELVKQVVSPFLGLCEDHSSSGSLLERRYSRSCPKALTPLTEQEGEAYLEKCGSIRRHTVANAHSDLQLLAMASMMHTGMVVEEQDTPDKCLLLQPSCFGPRQCSSEPSIADGPEAPAAGRQDPAELNCTSVC